In Chryseobacterium lactis, a single genomic region encodes these proteins:
- a CDS encoding LysR substrate-binding domain-containing protein, with amino-acid sequence MNIQQLEYLIAVDKYKHFGKAAQACFITQPTLSAMIQKFEDELDVKVFDRTTHPIRTTDVGLQIIDQAKVIIESVNELKNKANLLNNILGGTINLGIIPTVSSFILPTEIFKFLEENPKIQMNVKEMTTDNIIKALKAGELDAGIISTPYDTADEFYQDFLFNEELMIYSSNTEANKKNAYIIPEELNVEKVWLLEEGNCLRNQFENICHLKENTLKPKNLDFLASNIQTLVHMVDKVGGISILPELALSQLSEEQKKNVFRFKKPFPYREISIIYYKPTFKQKIIDELSNSIRNSLQLKLNYHESPKEFVSIKPQ; translated from the coding sequence ATGAACATTCAGCAACTGGAATATCTTATCGCTGTTGATAAGTATAAACATTTTGGTAAAGCAGCTCAGGCTTGCTTTATTACTCAGCCAACGTTAAGTGCCATGATACAGAAATTTGAGGACGAACTGGATGTAAAGGTTTTTGACCGAACTACCCACCCGATCCGTACCACAGATGTTGGTCTTCAGATTATCGATCAGGCGAAGGTGATCATAGAATCTGTCAATGAGCTGAAAAATAAAGCCAACCTTTTGAATAATATTTTAGGTGGAACAATCAATTTAGGAATTATCCCTACCGTTTCTTCTTTTATTCTCCCTACGGAAATTTTCAAGTTCCTTGAAGAAAATCCAAAGATCCAGATGAATGTGAAAGAAATGACAACAGACAATATTATTAAAGCTTTGAAAGCCGGAGAACTGGATGCGGGGATTATCTCCACTCCATATGATACTGCTGACGAGTTTTATCAGGATTTCCTTTTCAACGAAGAATTGATGATCTACAGTTCCAATACTGAAGCCAACAAAAAGAATGCTTATATCATTCCTGAAGAACTGAATGTGGAGAAAGTATGGTTGCTTGAAGAAGGAAACTGCTTGAGAAATCAATTCGAAAATATCTGCCATTTAAAAGAGAATACTTTAAAGCCTAAGAATCTTGATTTCCTGGCTTCCAATATTCAGACTCTGGTACATATGGTTGATAAAGTGGGAGGAATCAGCATTCTGCCGGAGCTTGCTCTAAGCCAGCTTTCAGAAGAACAGAAAAAGAATGTTTTCAGGTTCAAAAAACCTTTCCCTTACAGAGAAATCAGTATCATCTACTATAAGCCTACGTTTAAGCAAAAAATTATTGATGAATTGTCAAATTCTATCAGAAATTCTTTGCAACTTAAACTGAATTATCACGAAAGCCCGAAAGAGTTTGTAAGCATAAAGCCACAGTAA
- a CDS encoding serine hydrolase domain-containing protein yields the protein MKTCNFVLIVSVFLSLFSCKNKSEAKEASVGSSTNLPNYGNVDLASVFTKADNQLSNKQSLVGYIDQYYKKVWDGSDLSGGILVAKGDEILYENYRGFGREGNQMPIDKNTPLHVASVSKTLTAMAMMKLVEAGKIKLSDPLSQYFPGFPYPNVTVQTLLDQRSGLPKYEYFITKIQPAPAELSKQFVTNQDILNMIIKYKPDLARDTDTGFMYCNTNFAMLALLIEKVTKTPFPQAMKEMVFTPLKMNNTYIFQEKDIPTASQSFYYGANKLYPLDRLDLIYGDKNVYTTPRDLYNFSKAMFSKDFLKPELMQMVFTPYSNEKAGMNNYGLGFRMKIFDNGEKLTYHNGWWHGTNSVFAHLLNSKVTIVAIGNKYSNKVYTALALSGLFEDFPLQKDKLHSVMNDNKDTLSTGQEVFGE from the coding sequence ATGAAGACGTGTAATTTTGTACTTATTGTAAGTGTTTTTTTATCCCTATTTTCCTGTAAAAATAAATCTGAAGCTAAAGAAGCATCAGTTGGGAGCTCTACCAATCTTCCTAACTACGGAAATGTAGACTTAGCAAGTGTTTTTACGAAGGCTGATAATCAGCTTTCTAACAAGCAGTCATTGGTTGGTTACATCGATCAATACTATAAAAAAGTCTGGGACGGAAGTGATTTAAGCGGTGGAATCCTGGTAGCCAAAGGGGATGAAATTTTATACGAAAATTACAGAGGTTTTGGAAGAGAAGGTAATCAGATGCCTATCGACAAAAATACACCTTTACATGTAGCTTCCGTTTCCAAAACATTGACTGCTATGGCAATGATGAAGCTGGTAGAAGCGGGAAAAATAAAATTGTCTGATCCTCTATCTCAGTATTTTCCCGGATTTCCTTATCCAAATGTAACTGTTCAGACTTTATTAGACCAAAGAAGCGGTCTTCCGAAATACGAATATTTTATTACCAAAATACAACCTGCGCCGGCAGAGCTTTCTAAGCAGTTTGTTACCAATCAGGATATCTTGAATATGATTATCAAGTACAAACCGGATCTGGCAAGAGATACAGACACCGGATTTATGTACTGTAATACCAATTTTGCTATGTTGGCATTATTGATTGAGAAGGTAACCAAAACACCATTCCCGCAGGCAATGAAAGAAATGGTATTCACTCCGTTGAAAATGAATAATACGTACATTTTTCAGGAGAAGGATATTCCTACAGCCTCGCAATCTTTTTATTACGGAGCCAACAAATTATATCCACTCGATAGGCTGGATCTGATTTATGGTGACAAAAACGTGTACACAACGCCAAGAGATTTATATAATTTTTCAAAAGCAATGTTTTCAAAGGATTTTTTAAAGCCTGAATTGATGCAAATGGTTTTCACTCCCTACAGCAATGAAAAAGCAGGAATGAACAACTACGGACTCGGTTTTAGAATGAAAATATTTGACAACGGAGAAAAACTAACCTACCACAATGGATGGTGGCATGGGACAAATTCTGTTTTTGCTCACCTTCTGAATTCGAAAGTGACCATTGTGGCGATCGGTAATAAGTATTCCAACAAAGTATATACAGCATTAGCTTTGTCAGGATTATTCGAGGATTTCCCTTTGCAAAAGGATAAGCTTCACTCCGTTATGAATGACAATAAAGATACTTTGAGTACGGGACAGGAAGTTTTTGGAGAATAA
- a CDS encoding Ig-like domain-containing protein translates to MKRFLLLFVICFLVHSCARVGSPVGGPKDTLAPKFLSSNIDTTRINVKRDIHELRLDFDEYITLKDINKNLIISPPIKNIKRILPSNIANKFVLIQWTDTLQANTTYNFNFGNSIVDNNEANILRYFNFAFSTGEKLDDLYVSGEVKDAMEIKKKTGTNENKLVVGLYQVKDTMNYKQKPYYITKVDDDGYYELNYLSPGKYKIIAFDDENGNSVYDPGKEKIGFQKEPINIEKSISGLNLKVYPSKKPLKYQDMKEIAGGVIMTFEGHPDEVKVQSANDKLKDIKVTHRPKSDSVRIWFDAVKDNIGQETTEKLMFTHDKGPKKDSLYTVSLFYKYNKKNVMDINSDNGGGSLPPKSDFKILSNYIVDKIDPSKWILKSDSLTTQEFTAKVSETNPYQIIVKSDFVTGKKYQLTIPKETVSSFYAKNTQSKRFDFDVDKVEQFGSLEFSLSNAPASSYWIQLLDSSEKVVYQKYTSGDKVKFDILKPEEYFVRILVDNNNNKYWDEADFANETFAEDAYVFYKKAIVRALWETREDWDLKDARTLDSPKGTTPSATPQVPVPPAAAEEKETVKQEAKKEIKSENAILTPAK, encoded by the coding sequence ATGAAAAGGTTTCTTTTATTATTCGTTATCTGTTTTCTTGTGCATTCTTGTGCAAGAGTAGGATCTCCTGTCGGAGGGCCTAAAGATACTTTAGCTCCAAAATTTTTAAGCTCCAATATTGATACGACAAGAATCAATGTAAAAAGAGATATTCACGAACTCCGTCTGGATTTTGATGAGTATATTACGTTGAAAGATATCAACAAAAACCTGATTATTTCTCCTCCTATCAAAAATATTAAGAGGATACTTCCGTCTAATATTGCTAATAAATTTGTTCTCATTCAATGGACTGATACACTTCAGGCCAATACCACTTATAATTTCAACTTCGGAAATTCAATTGTGGATAATAATGAGGCCAATATATTGCGTTACTTCAATTTTGCTTTTTCTACAGGTGAGAAACTTGATGACCTGTATGTAAGCGGTGAAGTAAAAGACGCGATGGAAATAAAAAAGAAGACGGGAACTAACGAAAATAAACTGGTAGTTGGCTTGTATCAGGTAAAAGATACCATGAACTATAAGCAAAAGCCTTATTATATTACCAAAGTCGATGACGATGGATATTATGAGCTGAACTATCTGTCTCCGGGAAAATATAAGATTATTGCTTTTGATGATGAAAATGGAAATTCTGTGTACGATCCTGGAAAGGAAAAGATAGGATTCCAAAAGGAACCGATCAATATTGAGAAATCTATTTCGGGGTTAAATTTAAAAGTCTATCCTTCAAAAAAACCTTTGAAATACCAGGATATGAAAGAAATTGCCGGAGGAGTTATCATGACATTTGAGGGACATCCGGATGAAGTGAAAGTACAATCGGCGAATGATAAGCTTAAAGATATAAAAGTAACACACCGCCCAAAATCAGACTCTGTCAGAATCTGGTTTGATGCGGTAAAAGATAATATCGGTCAGGAAACTACGGAAAAGCTCATGTTTACTCATGATAAAGGACCGAAAAAAGACAGTCTATATACCGTATCTTTATTTTACAAGTACAATAAGAAAAATGTAATGGACATCAATAGTGACAATGGTGGTGGTTCTTTGCCGCCAAAGTCTGATTTTAAAATATTGTCCAATTATATCGTTGATAAAATCGATCCTTCAAAATGGATCTTGAAAAGCGATAGCTTAACCACGCAGGAATTTACTGCCAAAGTTTCTGAAACGAATCCTTACCAGATCATTGTAAAATCAGATTTTGTAACCGGAAAGAAATATCAGCTTACGATTCCTAAAGAAACGGTGTCATCCTTTTATGCTAAAAATACGCAATCAAAACGTTTTGACTTTGATGTAGATAAAGTAGAGCAGTTTGGCAGCCTTGAATTTAGCCTCTCAAATGCACCTGCTTCAAGCTACTGGATTCAGTTACTGGATTCTTCTGAAAAAGTAGTATATCAAAAATATACATCAGGGGATAAGGTGAAATTTGATATCCTCAAACCCGAAGAATATTTTGTGAGAATCCTTGTAGATAACAACAATAATAAATATTGGGACGAGGCGGATTTTGCCAATGAAACCTTTGCTGAAGATGCTTATGTTTTCTATAAAAAAGCAATTGTAAGAGCTCTATGGGAAACAAGGGAAGATTGGGATCTGAAAGATGCCAGAACACTGGATAGTCCAAAAGGAACTACTCCCTCCGCAACACCACAAGTACCTGTTCCTCCGGCAGCAGCTGAAGAGAAAGAAACAGTAAAACAAGAAGCAAAAAAAGAGATAAAATCAGAAAATGCGATTTTAACTCCTGCAAAATAA
- the metK gene encoding methionine adenosyltransferase has product MSYLFTSESVSEGHPDKIADQISDALIDHFLAYDKNSKVACETLVTTGQVVLAGEVKSDAYLDVQTIAREVINGIGYTKGEYMFNGDSCGVISAIHEQSPDINQGVDRAVNDESFEAKANAQGAGDQGMMFGYATNETANYMPLALDLAHTILKELSAIRRENKEIAYLRPDAKSQVTIEYSDDHKPIRIDSIVVSTQHDDFGTEEEMLTKIREDIKNILVPRVVAQQTEEIKALFNDQIKYHINPTGKFVIGGPHGDTGLTGRKIIVDTYGGKGAHGGGAFSGKDPSKVDRSAAYATRHIAKNLVAAGVADEVLVQVSYAIGVAEPCGLYINTYGTAKVDLHDGDIAKKVSTIFDLRPYAIEQNLKLRNPIYQETASYGHMGKEHYVADKTFNKGHKNELTLNGLEFFTWEKLDKVEEIKAAFGI; this is encoded by the coding sequence ATGTCTTATTTATTTACGTCTGAATCAGTTTCAGAAGGGCATCCGGATAAAATTGCAGATCAGATTTCTGATGCATTAATCGACCACTTTTTAGCATACGATAAAAATTCAAAAGTAGCATGTGAAACTCTTGTAACTACTGGACAAGTAGTATTGGCAGGAGAAGTAAAATCAGATGCTTATCTTGATGTACAAACCATCGCCAGAGAGGTAATCAACGGGATTGGGTATACAAAAGGAGAATACATGTTCAATGGTGATTCTTGTGGGGTTATTTCTGCAATCCATGAGCAGTCTCCGGATATCAACCAAGGGGTAGACAGAGCTGTAAATGACGAGTCTTTTGAAGCTAAAGCTAATGCACAAGGTGCAGGTGACCAGGGAATGATGTTTGGTTACGCAACTAATGAGACGGCAAACTATATGCCTCTTGCTTTGGATTTAGCTCACACCATCCTTAAAGAACTTTCTGCCATCAGAAGAGAAAATAAAGAGATCGCTTACCTACGTCCTGATGCGAAAAGCCAGGTAACTATTGAATATTCTGATGATCACAAACCGATCAGAATAGACTCTATCGTAGTTTCTACTCAACATGATGACTTTGGAACAGAAGAAGAAATGTTGACTAAAATCCGTGAAGACATCAAAAATATTTTGGTTCCGAGAGTAGTTGCACAACAAACTGAGGAAATCAAAGCTTTATTTAATGATCAGATCAAATATCACATCAACCCTACCGGTAAATTTGTAATCGGAGGTCCTCACGGGGATACCGGACTTACGGGAAGAAAAATTATCGTTGATACGTATGGAGGAAAAGGAGCTCACGGTGGTGGTGCTTTCTCAGGAAAAGATCCTTCAAAAGTAGATAGAAGTGCTGCTTACGCAACAAGACACATCGCTAAAAACCTTGTAGCTGCAGGAGTTGCAGACGAAGTTTTGGTACAGGTGTCTTATGCAATCGGAGTTGCTGAGCCTTGTGGTTTATATATTAATACGTACGGAACGGCAAAAGTGGATCTTCATGATGGAGATATTGCTAAGAAAGTTTCTACGATCTTCGATTTAAGACCTTATGCTATCGAGCAAAACCTAAAATTAAGAAATCCTATCTATCAGGAAACTGCTTCTTACGGACATATGGGGAAAGAACATTATGTTGCTGATAAGACCTTCAATAAAGGACATAAAAATGAACTTACATTGAACGGACTGGAATTCTTCACTTGGGAGAAATTAGACAAAGTAGAAGAAATTAAAGCCGCTTTCGGAATTTAA
- a CDS encoding deoxycytidylate deaminase codes for MNKFDKAYLKMAQEWAKLSYCKRKQVGALIVKDRMIISDGYNGTPSGFENCCEDGEGKTHWYVLHAEANAILKLAASTQSAKGATLYLTLSPCKECSKLILQAGITRLVYINEYSDDDGISFLRNHNIEIEQISDCELKK; via the coding sequence ATGAATAAGTTTGACAAGGCTTATCTAAAAATGGCTCAGGAATGGGCAAAACTCTCCTACTGTAAGAGAAAACAGGTAGGGGCTCTTATCGTAAAAGATAGGATGATTATTTCAGATGGTTACAACGGGACTCCTTCGGGATTCGAAAACTGCTGTGAAGATGGAGAGGGAAAAACGCACTGGTACGTATTGCATGCGGAAGCTAATGCCATATTAAAGCTGGCTGCTTCTACACAATCTGCAAAGGGAGCAACGTTATATTTAACGCTGTCACCTTGCAAGGAATGTAGTAAGCTGATCCTGCAGGCAGGAATTACAAGACTGGTGTATATTAATGAGTATTCGGATGACGATGGAATATCGTTCCTGAGAAACCATAACATTGAAATAGAACAAATATCGGACTGTGAACTAAAAAAATAA
- a CDS encoding NUDIX hydrolase, whose protein sequence is MKLLKYCPSCGKESLHWDGEKKWSCPECGFTLYNNVAGAVAVVIRCGDEVYLTKRNRDPRKGKLDLAGGFVDPRESAEETCKRELFEELQLDIDISNLKYLTSLPNIYQYKEIDYNTIDLFYEYNVSEKFEVNLELSEISEAIWIPLRDLNLEDIAFDSQKKFFEDYKKK, encoded by the coding sequence ATGAAATTATTGAAATATTGCCCGAGCTGTGGCAAAGAATCTCTGCATTGGGATGGTGAAAAGAAATGGAGCTGTCCCGAATGTGGTTTTACACTGTATAATAATGTAGCCGGAGCTGTCGCAGTTGTGATCAGATGTGGTGATGAAGTTTATCTTACGAAAAGAAACAGGGATCCCAGAAAAGGAAAACTTGATCTGGCCGGAGGATTTGTTGATCCCAGAGAAAGTGCAGAAGAAACGTGTAAAAGAGAGCTTTTTGAAGAACTTCAGCTTGACATCGATATTTCAAACCTGAAATACCTTACCAGTCTTCCGAACATCTATCAATACAAAGAAATTGATTACAATACAATTGATCTCTTTTATGAATATAATGTTTCGGAGAAGTTTGAGGTAAATCTTGAACTTTCGGAGATTTCGGAAGCGATTTGGATTCCTTTAAGGGATCTTAACCTTGAGGATATTGCTTTTGATTCTCAGAAGAAGTTTTTTGAGGACTATAAAAAGAAATAA
- a CDS encoding enoyl-CoA hydratase/isomerase family protein, producing the protein MSYENILLKKEDKLSIITINRPESLNALNAKTIQEISTALDELSSDQSCRVIILTGSGEKSFVAGADIKEFSDFGQEKAEELARNGQNTLFNKIENMPKPVIAAVNGFALGGGLELAMACHIRYASENARLGLPEVTLGLIPGYGGTQRLPKLVGKGIANELIFSAKMIPAQKAKEIGLVNEVYPIEELLTKTKELANTIAHNSPMAISKAINAVNLSDTEKGFETEITYFGELFEMDDKKEGVTAFLEKRKPNF; encoded by the coding sequence ATGAGTTACGAAAATATATTATTAAAAAAGGAAGATAAATTATCTATCATTACCATAAATAGACCTGAAAGTTTAAATGCATTGAATGCTAAAACAATTCAGGAGATCAGTACCGCTCTGGATGAGCTTTCTTCAGACCAATCCTGCAGGGTCATTATTCTTACAGGAAGTGGAGAGAAATCTTTTGTAGCCGGAGCTGACATCAAGGAATTCAGTGATTTCGGACAGGAAAAAGCTGAAGAATTAGCGAGAAACGGACAAAATACTTTGTTCAACAAAATAGAAAATATGCCTAAGCCTGTCATTGCTGCCGTGAACGGTTTTGCATTGGGAGGAGGTTTAGAGCTTGCTATGGCATGCCACATCAGATATGCATCGGAAAACGCCAGATTGGGGCTTCCTGAAGTTACCCTGGGATTGATCCCCGGATATGGAGGAACTCAAAGGCTACCGAAGCTTGTAGGAAAAGGTATTGCCAACGAATTGATCTTCTCTGCCAAAATGATTCCTGCTCAAAAAGCAAAAGAGATCGGATTGGTCAATGAAGTATACCCTATAGAAGAATTATTAACCAAAACGAAAGAATTAGCGAACACTATTGCCCACAATTCACCAATGGCAATATCCAAGGCTATAAACGCCGTGAATCTATCGGACACTGAGAAAGGTTTTGAAACTGAGATTACATATTTCGGAGAACTTTTTGAAATGGACGATAAGAAAGAAGGAGTAACTGCTTTCCTTGAGAAAAGAAAGCCAAACTTCTAA
- a CDS encoding catalase has protein sequence MDSKKLTLSNGTPYYEHQDSQTVGPRGPVLLQDFVLQENLAHFVRERIPERIVHAKGSGAYGTFTVTHDISQYTKAKLFSAVGNSCRMFARFSTVGGEKGSADTARDPRGFALKFYTEDGNWDLVGNNTPVFFIKDAKKFPDFIHTQKRVPKTNLKSATMMWDFWSLNPESLHQVLILMSDRGTPHGYRHMHGFGSHTFSMINDKNERVWVKFHFKTKQGVKNFTDDEAVKMAGENPDFAQEDLCNAIENGNFPKWTMYIQVMTEEQAKDFRWNPFDVTKVWFHDDFPLIEVGEMELNEVPVNYFAHVEQSTFSPSSLINGISFSPDKMLQGRLFSYPDAHRYRVGVNSHQLEVNRCPFAVNNYQRDGYMADSSHYQDQPNYFPNSFDEIKPDSSYKNYEYELDSAHVANYNRNENDSDHYTQPGLLYSKAMNAEDRDHLIQNIIGSMKGITGPKKDEIINRQLCHFFRANIELGMKVASQLNVNIDANMMNHSK, from the coding sequence ATGGATTCTAAAAAATTAACGTTAAGTAACGGCACGCCTTATTATGAGCATCAGGATTCCCAGACGGTAGGACCACGAGGCCCGGTATTGCTGCAAGACTTTGTCTTACAGGAAAATCTAGCCCATTTCGTTAGGGAAAGAATACCTGAAAGAATAGTGCATGCCAAAGGAAGCGGAGCATACGGAACCTTTACCGTAACGCATGACATCAGCCAATATACGAAAGCAAAATTGTTTTCAGCAGTAGGAAACTCATGCAGAATGTTTGCAAGATTTTCTACCGTTGGAGGAGAAAAAGGAAGCGCAGATACCGCCAGAGATCCTAGAGGTTTTGCCTTAAAATTTTATACTGAAGATGGAAACTGGGATCTTGTAGGAAATAATACTCCTGTATTCTTTATTAAAGACGCCAAAAAGTTTCCGGATTTTATCCATACCCAAAAAAGAGTTCCTAAAACGAATTTAAAAAGTGCCACCATGATGTGGGATTTCTGGAGTTTAAATCCTGAATCGCTTCATCAGGTTCTTATATTAATGTCAGATAGAGGAACACCACATGGCTACAGACATATGCATGGTTTCGGATCTCACACCTTCTCCATGATCAATGATAAAAATGAAAGAGTGTGGGTGAAGTTTCATTTTAAAACAAAACAAGGGGTAAAAAACTTCACTGATGACGAAGCGGTGAAAATGGCAGGTGAAAACCCTGATTTTGCTCAGGAAGATCTTTGCAACGCCATTGAAAATGGAAATTTCCCAAAATGGACGATGTACATCCAGGTAATGACCGAGGAACAGGCTAAAGATTTCAGATGGAATCCTTTCGATGTAACCAAAGTATGGTTCCATGATGATTTTCCATTGATTGAAGTTGGAGAAATGGAACTTAATGAAGTTCCTGTGAATTATTTTGCCCATGTTGAGCAATCTACATTCTCACCTAGCAGCCTGATCAACGGAATCAGTTTTTCTCCGGACAAAATGCTTCAGGGAAGATTATTTTCTTATCCCGATGCACACCGATACAGAGTGGGAGTAAATTCTCATCAACTTGAGGTTAACAGATGTCCTTTTGCGGTCAACAATTACCAGCGAGACGGCTATATGGCAGACTCAAGCCATTATCAGGATCAGCCCAACTATTTCCCTAATAGCTTTGACGAGATCAAACCGGATTCATCTTATAAGAATTATGAATATGAACTGGACAGTGCACATGTTGCCAACTACAACAGAAATGAAAACGACAGCGATCATTATACTCAGCCGGGACTTTTATATTCAAAAGCGATGAATGCAGAAGACAGAGATCATCTTATTCAAAACATTATCGGAAGTATGAAAGGCATCACAGGGCCGAAAAAAGACGAGATTATTAACCGTCAATTATGCCACTTTTTCCGCGCTAACATTGAGCTTGGCATGAAAGTAGCTTCTCAACTAAATGTTAATATTGATGCAAATATGATGAATCATTCAAAATAA
- the xerD gene encoding site-specific tyrosine recombinase XerD has translation MTWDEKIKDFEIFLRFERNFSENTLDAYVRDIKKLKDYAEEDLANVGPDSIVYENLQEYIFNLSKQKFSERSQARWISSIKAFFKFLLEDEYREDNPAALLEGPKLGLYLPDTLSLPDINRIIAAIEVNTDLGKRNHCIIEVLYGCGLRVSELIDLKISNINFKEQYIKVNGKGNKTRFVPLADYTAELLENYIKEVRSKGKINKKYEDTLFLNSRGTSMSRVIVFLIIKELTDKAGVNKKISPHTFRHSFATHLLQNGADLRYIQEMLGHSSITTTEIYTHLKTEELRDVILSYHPRNINVTQ, from the coding sequence ATGACTTGGGATGAAAAGATCAAAGATTTTGAAATATTTCTTCGTTTCGAAAGAAATTTTTCAGAAAACACGCTCGACGCTTACGTTCGAGACATTAAGAAATTAAAAGATTACGCAGAAGAAGATCTGGCAAACGTCGGCCCAGATTCTATCGTCTACGAAAACCTGCAGGAATACATTTTCAATCTTTCTAAACAGAAATTTAGTGAGAGGTCTCAGGCAAGATGGATATCTTCGATAAAGGCCTTCTTCAAATTTTTACTGGAAGATGAATATCGTGAAGACAACCCTGCGGCATTACTTGAAGGCCCTAAATTGGGACTGTATCTACCTGATACCTTAAGTTTACCTGATATTAACCGAATTATTGCTGCCATTGAGGTCAATACAGATCTCGGAAAAAGAAACCACTGTATCATTGAGGTATTGTATGGTTGCGGACTCCGTGTTTCTGAACTGATTGATTTGAAAATTTCAAATATCAACTTCAAGGAGCAGTATATTAAAGTCAACGGAAAAGGAAACAAGACCCGTTTCGTTCCTTTGGCTGATTATACGGCTGAATTATTGGAAAACTACATCAAAGAGGTACGATCTAAAGGTAAAATTAATAAGAAATATGAAGACACTCTGTTTTTAAACAGCCGTGGAACATCCATGTCCAGAGTGATTGTATTTCTTATTATTAAAGAACTTACAGACAAAGCAGGGGTTAACAAGAAGATATCTCCACATACATTCAGACATTCTTTTGCAACGCATTTATTGCAGAATGGTGCAGATCTGCGTTATATACAGGAAATGCTTGGGCATTCGAGTATCACAACAACGGAAATCTATACACACCTGAAAACGGAAGAATTAAGAGATGTTATTTTGAGTTATCACCCGAGAAATATTAATGTTACTCAATAA
- a CDS encoding heme-binding domain-containing protein, whose amino-acid sequence MKRLKQIIFWTLVAFALIQFVPIDRVNKPVDKAVNFVDAKKSPEKIKTLLKNACYDCHSNETVYPKYAFIAPVSWSVKSHVNEGREHLNFSIWGTYNKELKENILDRSIEALKHKTMPMPGYIVYHKEANLSQAERTLLIQYFEEMLKSKAY is encoded by the coding sequence ATGAAAAGGCTAAAACAAATAATTTTCTGGACTTTAGTAGCTTTTGCCCTGATTCAATTCGTTCCTATTGACAGGGTGAATAAACCGGTTGACAAGGCCGTTAATTTTGTTGATGCTAAAAAATCCCCTGAGAAAATAAAAACCTTGCTTAAAAATGCATGTTACGACTGCCACTCGAATGAAACAGTCTATCCGAAGTATGCTTTTATAGCTCCGGTTTCATGGTCTGTAAAAAGCCACGTGAACGAAGGTCGTGAACATCTTAATTTTTCCATTTGGGGAACATACAACAAGGAGTTAAAAGAGAATATTCTGGATAGGTCTATTGAGGCGCTTAAGCATAAGACAATGCCAATGCCAGGTTATATTGTATACCATAAAGAAGCTAATCTTTCACAGGCAGAAAGAACTCTTTTAATTCAGTATTTTGAAGAAATGCTGAAATCCAAGGCCTATTAA